One Tubulanus polymorphus chromosome 5, tnTubPoly1.2, whole genome shotgun sequence DNA segment encodes these proteins:
- the LOC141905729 gene encoding alpha-L-iduronidase-like isoform X1, with protein MANFSARNFARITDMKISLFLFIFVSGTCGAVSPINYDVLVCGEEVIGRVEPFWASTGFCPPSPDERRRFFTSQDVEHNLAIIGAVPFSGMRYIRVHWLLDLITIQKSVPEGKEAWDYSQLDRFIAIVQSTGLVPVFELMGNPSKHFTDFEDHHQIIKWRNLVRGLIQHFVELFGLSYVRMWIFESWNEPDHHVFERINMTSRGYLNYYDASSEGVRLAGEWFIFGGPAAACRLTRFSRLCWLLLDHVVNGRNYFTGETVRMDFISFHKKGGPDKHGSGSSDYILHTELETVKRIYELYPTLKNHSVFNDEGDPMVSWITPHQWRADTTYPAMVIKVISRHQNEVIRDHVFPLKLFSNDNAFLNYRPHYFTQRTLLARFQMNGTATWPQARSVEFIQKPIYSAMILLALMQGDHLQHFINRTDGVTDDGNFGVLAAQYAGKELTILLYNSNDTHRYGISRQVALHIELPASMRNATDLRLMQFRIDHHFGNPYNVWKHFRSPDTPDDFLLSLMRQHEGPVAIGKPSSYSCNSVHVLLPNPSVHVVHVCTKSRTLGQVTDLNVRRLTQGKILLTWKSRMESLKTRCVLTYEVLYSTSRNGRFRRINAKNSISTVHYHSVNTATWIRGIDRIRRICWRMISLHSGRHLRHHGPHGFNNLILHRQCRVYRHYTQLTVRGYYKVRFIDYWQRTGADSNIVFYENI; from the exons ATGGCGAATTTCAGTGCGAGAAATTTTGCAAGAATTACGgatatgaaaatttcattgtttctgTTTATTTTTGTCTCTGGTACATGTGGGGCCGTTTCGCCCATAAACTATGACGTCCTAGTGTGCGGGGAGGAAGTCATAGGGCGCGTGGAACCGTTTTGGGCGAGTACAGGTTTTTG TCCACCAAGTCCTGACGAGAGACGCCGATTTTTCACCAGTCAAGATGTTGAACATAATCTAGCGATTATCGGAGCGGTTCCGTTCTCGGGAATGCGATACATTAGAGTTCACTGGTTGTTAGATCTAATCACTAttcaaaa ATCCGTGCCTGAAGGTAAAGAAGCCTGGGACTACTCACAACTCGACCGCTTCATCGCCATCGTTCAGTCCACTGGACTGGTTCCCGTATTCGAGCTGATGGGCAATCCGTCGAAACATTTTACTGATTTCGAAGatcatcatcaaataataaaatggcGGAATCTAGTGCGGGGTCTGATCCAACATTTTGTAG AACTATTTGGATTGTCGTACGTTCGCATGTGGATATTTGAATCATGGAACGAACCGGACCATCACGTGTTCGAACGGAtaaatatgacgtcacgtgGTTATCTGAATTACTACGACGCTAGTTCTGAAGGGGTACGCCTGGCTGGAGAATGGTTTATATTCGGAGGCCCGGCAGCGGCCTGCCGACTTACAAG attttccAGGTTATGTTGGCTGTTGCTCGACCACGTGGTCAACGGAAGGAACTATTTCACGGGTGAAACCGTCAGAATGGACTTTATATCATTTCATAAAAAG GGAGGACCCGATAAACACGGAAGCGGAAGTAGCGATTACATTCTACATACTGAACTCGAAACTGTCAAACGAATTTACGAACTATACCCGACCCTAAAAAACCATTCAGTATTCAACGA tgAAGGTGACCCTATGGTGTCGTGGATAACTCCTCATCAGTGGAGAGCTGACACCACATATCCGGCTATGGTCATCAAG GTTATATCCAGACATCAGAACGAGGTTATCAGAGATCACGTGTTTCCGCTGAAACTGTTCAGTAACGATAACGCGTTTTTGAATTATCGACCGCATTATTTTACTCAGAGAACCTTGCTTGCCAGATTCCAGATGAACGGCACTGCCACGTGGCCGCAGGCACGGTCCGTCGAATTCATCCAGAAACCCATCTATTCGGCTATGATTCTGTTAGCCCTGATGCAAGGCGATCATCTTCaacatttcatcaacagaACTG ATGGCGTCACTGATGACGGCAATTTCGGCGTTCTGGCGGCGCAGTATGCGGGAAAAGAATTAACGATATTGCTGTATAACAGTAACGATACGCATAGATACGGAATCAGTCGCCAGGTGGCACTGCATATCGAGCTTCCGGCGAGTATGAGAAACGCAACCG ATTTGAGATTGATGCAGTTTAGAATCGATCATCATTTCGGGAATCCCTATAATGTTTGGAAACATTTCCGTTCACCCGATACACCAGACGACTTCCTGTTGTCACTGATGAGACAACACGAG GGTCCTGTCGCGATAGGTAAACCCTCGTCTTACAGCTGTAACTCAGTACACGTCTTACTGCCAAATCCGTCTGTTCATGTTGTTCACGTATGCACGAAGAGTCGAACACTCGGCCAG GTGACGGATTTAAACGTCAGAAGACTGACACAGGGGAAGATTCTACTGACCTGGAAATCTAGGATGGAATCATTGAAAACTCG ATGTGTACTGACCTACGAGGTTCTTTACTCCACAAGCAGAAATGGTCGCTTCAGGCGCATAAACGCAAAGAATTCTATTTCAACAGTTCATTATCATTCTGTCAATACAGCAACGTGGATAAGAG GAATTGATCGGATTCGTCGTATATGTTGGAGGATGATAAGTCTACATTCCGGTCGACATCTTCGGCACCATGGTCCTCATGGCTTCAATAATCTGATTCTACACAGACAGTGTCGGGTATATCGTCACTACACACAGCTCACTGTCCGTGGATACTATAAAGTTCGCTTCATAGATTATTGGCAGCGCACGGGTGCAGATTCAAATATTGTATTCTACGAAAACAtttaa
- the LOC141906221 gene encoding uncharacterized protein LOC141906221, which yields MQKDQALQDYSKEVLDQLAITDEQIQNVEMLTWKQSESPVWFSHRAGRITASILKFVTRTSIDKPSRLSLIKRICYPKAYSFSTKATRWGCKHEETARSNYEQLMNQTHINCKVKESGFYIDKCYPFLGASPVGVVPCDCCGIQLIEIKCPFCLRDKTAEEAASNDHNFCMEIDSNGALTLKRDHAYYYQIQTQLHAT from the exons ATGCAGAAGGATCAAGC ATTACAGGACTATTCAAAAGAGGTTCTAGATCAACTAGCCATCACAGATGAACAG ATCCAAAACGTTGAAATGCTGACTTGGAAGCAGAGTGAAAGTCCAGTATGGTTTTCGCACAGAGCTGGAAGGATAACAGCTTCTATCCTGAAATTTGTCACAAGAACATCAATTGATAAACCTTCAAGGCTGTCATTGATAAAGCGGATCTGTTATCCAAAGGCGTACTCCTTCTCAACGAAAGCAACAAG ATGGGGTTGCAAGCACGAGGAGACTGCACGAAGCAATTATGAGCAGCTCATGAATCAAACACACATCAATTGCAAAGTGAAGGAAAGTGGATTCTACATAGATAAGTGTTATCCTTTTCTTGGAGCATCCCCCGTTGGCGTAGTGCCCTGTGATTGTTGCGGAATACAGCTTATTGAAATCAAGTGCCCATTCTGCCTCAGAGATAAAACTGCTGAGGAAGCAGCAAGTAACGACCATAATTTCTGCATGGAAATTGACTCCAATGGAGCTTTAACTTTAAAACGAGATCACGcatattattatcagataCAAACTCAACTCCATGCAACATGA
- the LOC141905729 gene encoding alpha-L-iduronidase-like isoform X2: MGNPSKHFTDFEDHHQIIKWRNLVRGLIQHFVELFGLSYVRMWIFESWNEPDHHVFERINMTSRGYLNYYDASSEGVRLAGEWFIFGGPAAACRLTRFSRLCWLLLDHVVNGRNYFTGETVRMDFISFHKKGGPDKHGSGSSDYILHTELETVKRIYELYPTLKNHSVFNDEGDPMVSWITPHQWRADTTYPAMVIKVISRHQNEVIRDHVFPLKLFSNDNAFLNYRPHYFTQRTLLARFQMNGTATWPQARSVEFIQKPIYSAMILLALMQGDHLQHFINRTDGVTDDGNFGVLAAQYAGKELTILLYNSNDTHRYGISRQVALHIELPASMRNATDLRLMQFRIDHHFGNPYNVWKHFRSPDTPDDFLLSLMRQHEGPVAIGKPSSYSCNSVHVLLPNPSVHVVHVCTKSRTLGQVTDLNVRRLTQGKILLTWKSRMESLKTRCVLTYEVLYSTSRNGRFRRINAKNSISTVHYHSVNTATWIRGIDRIRRICWRMISLHSGRHLRHHGPHGFNNLILHRQCRVYRHYTQLTVRGYYKVRFIDYWQRTGADSNIVFYENI, from the exons ATGGGCAATCCGTCGAAACATTTTACTGATTTCGAAGatcatcatcaaataataaaatggcGGAATCTAGTGCGGGGTCTGATCCAACATTTTGTAG AACTATTTGGATTGTCGTACGTTCGCATGTGGATATTTGAATCATGGAACGAACCGGACCATCACGTGTTCGAACGGAtaaatatgacgtcacgtgGTTATCTGAATTACTACGACGCTAGTTCTGAAGGGGTACGCCTGGCTGGAGAATGGTTTATATTCGGAGGCCCGGCAGCGGCCTGCCGACTTACAAG attttccAGGTTATGTTGGCTGTTGCTCGACCACGTGGTCAACGGAAGGAACTATTTCACGGGTGAAACCGTCAGAATGGACTTTATATCATTTCATAAAAAG GGAGGACCCGATAAACACGGAAGCGGAAGTAGCGATTACATTCTACATACTGAACTCGAAACTGTCAAACGAATTTACGAACTATACCCGACCCTAAAAAACCATTCAGTATTCAACGA tgAAGGTGACCCTATGGTGTCGTGGATAACTCCTCATCAGTGGAGAGCTGACACCACATATCCGGCTATGGTCATCAAG GTTATATCCAGACATCAGAACGAGGTTATCAGAGATCACGTGTTTCCGCTGAAACTGTTCAGTAACGATAACGCGTTTTTGAATTATCGACCGCATTATTTTACTCAGAGAACCTTGCTTGCCAGATTCCAGATGAACGGCACTGCCACGTGGCCGCAGGCACGGTCCGTCGAATTCATCCAGAAACCCATCTATTCGGCTATGATTCTGTTAGCCCTGATGCAAGGCGATCATCTTCaacatttcatcaacagaACTG ATGGCGTCACTGATGACGGCAATTTCGGCGTTCTGGCGGCGCAGTATGCGGGAAAAGAATTAACGATATTGCTGTATAACAGTAACGATACGCATAGATACGGAATCAGTCGCCAGGTGGCACTGCATATCGAGCTTCCGGCGAGTATGAGAAACGCAACCG ATTTGAGATTGATGCAGTTTAGAATCGATCATCATTTCGGGAATCCCTATAATGTTTGGAAACATTTCCGTTCACCCGATACACCAGACGACTTCCTGTTGTCACTGATGAGACAACACGAG GGTCCTGTCGCGATAGGTAAACCCTCGTCTTACAGCTGTAACTCAGTACACGTCTTACTGCCAAATCCGTCTGTTCATGTTGTTCACGTATGCACGAAGAGTCGAACACTCGGCCAG GTGACGGATTTAAACGTCAGAAGACTGACACAGGGGAAGATTCTACTGACCTGGAAATCTAGGATGGAATCATTGAAAACTCG ATGTGTACTGACCTACGAGGTTCTTTACTCCACAAGCAGAAATGGTCGCTTCAGGCGCATAAACGCAAAGAATTCTATTTCAACAGTTCATTATCATTCTGTCAATACAGCAACGTGGATAAGAG GAATTGATCGGATTCGTCGTATATGTTGGAGGATGATAAGTCTACATTCCGGTCGACATCTTCGGCACCATGGTCCTCATGGCTTCAATAATCTGATTCTACACAGACAGTGTCGGGTATATCGTCACTACACACAGCTCACTGTCCGTGGATACTATAAAGTTCGCTTCATAGATTATTGGCAGCGCACGGGTGCAGATTCAAATATTGTATTCTACGAAAACAtttaa